A genomic segment from Flexistipes sp. encodes:
- the secD gene encoding protein translocase subunit SecD, which yields MKYKARWATIIIVLAIALFYTFPLSRINLGLDLQGGMHLLLGVETNAAVEAKLDTLTNQLRKELRSKNIKYTYIQQGADNKINIALENAKSVDDVRQVLQQSYPILQEVGLGEEKKIISVGLKPKEVAQIKDYAVEQAAQVIRNRVDELGVSEPLIQRQGEKNIIVQLPGITNPDRAIDLIGKTAQLKFHLVDEDVSQEDIRQGNIPFGDMVLYQKVQNDAGKVVEKIPYVVKKDAMLTGEYLVDAEVRISNQFNQPYVWIKFDSAGSKLFDQITAQNIGERFAIVLDKNVYSAPVIRERIPGGEAQISGDFTMEEATDLAIVLRAGSLPAPVNILENRTVGPSLGKISINKGFKSALIGIILVAVFVLFYYRLSGLVADAALLINFILILGFMNFLGATLTLPGIAGLILIVGMSVDANVLIFERVREELRFGRTPLNALEAGYEKAMSTIMDANITTFIAAIVLFQFGTGPIKGFAVTLSIGILASLFTAIFVTRTVFLTVYAGKSNKSISI from the coding sequence ATGAAATACAAGGCTCGCTGGGCGACGATAATTATAGTTCTCGCAATTGCACTTTTTTACACTTTTCCTCTGAGCCGGATTAACCTCGGACTTGATTTGCAGGGGGGAATGCACCTGCTTCTCGGTGTGGAAACCAACGCAGCCGTTGAAGCAAAACTTGACACGCTTACAAATCAGCTCCGTAAAGAGCTGCGCTCTAAAAATATAAAGTATACCTACATCCAGCAGGGTGCTGACAATAAAATTAATATAGCACTTGAAAACGCCAAATCTGTTGATGATGTGAGGCAGGTACTCCAACAAAGTTATCCGATATTACAGGAAGTAGGGCTCGGCGAAGAGAAAAAGATTATAAGTGTTGGTTTAAAACCAAAAGAAGTGGCGCAGATAAAAGATTATGCCGTGGAACAGGCCGCCCAGGTTATTAGAAACAGGGTGGACGAGTTGGGAGTCAGTGAACCTCTGATACAAAGACAGGGGGAAAAAAATATAATTGTGCAGCTTCCGGGCATTACAAATCCTGACAGAGCCATCGATTTAATCGGAAAAACTGCTCAACTAAAATTTCATCTGGTGGATGAAGATGTTTCTCAGGAAGATATCAGACAGGGCAACATACCTTTCGGAGACATGGTTCTTTATCAGAAGGTTCAGAATGATGCAGGTAAGGTTGTGGAAAAAATACCCTACGTTGTAAAAAAAGATGCTATGCTCACTGGTGAATATCTTGTTGATGCTGAAGTAAGGATATCAAACCAGTTTAACCAGCCGTATGTTTGGATAAAATTTGATTCCGCAGGCAGTAAACTTTTTGATCAAATCACGGCACAAAATATAGGAGAACGATTTGCAATTGTTCTTGATAAAAACGTTTATTCGGCTCCGGTGATAAGAGAGCGTATTCCGGGAGGAGAAGCTCAGATTTCAGGTGATTTTACCATGGAAGAAGCCACCGATTTGGCTATTGTTCTCAGAGCAGGAAGCCTGCCGGCTCCGGTTAATATTCTTGAAAACAGAACAGTGGGGCCTTCTCTTGGTAAAATCTCAATTAACAAAGGGTTTAAATCGGCTCTAATAGGCATCATACTTGTTGCTGTTTTTGTTCTGTTTTATTACAGACTTTCCGGTCTTGTGGCCGATGCGGCACTGTTGATAAATTTTATTCTGATTTTGGGATTTATGAACTTTCTCGGTGCCACTCTGACACTGCCGGGTATTGCGGGTCTGATACTTATTGTTGGTATGTCGGTGGATGCTAACGTGCTGATATTTGAAAGGGTAAGGGAAGAGCTGCGTTTTGGAAGAACCCCTCTAAATGCCCTTGAAGCGGGTTATGAAAAAGCCATGTCCACAATCATGGACGCCAATATAACAACCTTTATTGCGGCAATAGTACTGTTTCAATTCGGGACAGGCCCCATTAAAGGTTTTGCCGTTACACTTTCCATTGGTATTCTGGCGTCACTTTTCACTGCAATTTTTGTTACACGAACAGTTTTTCTCACTGTTTACGCCGGCAAATCCAATAAAAGCATCAGTATATAG
- the yajC gene encoding preprotein translocase subunit YajC: MFESIAYAAGQPAGGNPIGAFLPLILIFVIFYFLLIRPQQKRQKKHQEMIAALQAGDEIVTSGGIYGKIDKVLDDKTFLVEIANGVKITLSRTAVATKADQDNGGKEEK; this comes from the coding sequence ATGTTTGAATCAATAGCTTATGCCGCAGGGCAGCCTGCAGGAGGTAATCCTATAGGAGCCTTTTTACCTTTGATACTGATTTTTGTTATCTTTTATTTTTTACTGATCAGACCTCAGCAGAAAAGGCAGAAAAAGCACCAGGAAATGATTGCAGCCCTGCAGGCCGGGGATGAAATTGTAACTTCAGGCGGAATATACGGAAAAATCGACAAGGTGCTTGATGACAAGACCTTCCTCGTGGAAATTGCCAACGGAGTAAAAATAACCCTATCCAGAACCGCCGTTGCAACAAAAGCAGATCAGGACAACGGGGGCAAGGAGGAGAAGTAA
- the tgt gene encoding tRNA guanosine(34) transglycosylase Tgt, with protein sequence MFDFTIEAEDSSCKARAAKIKTHSGTIETPVFMPVGTVGSVKTLTPDELKDCGAEIILGNTYHLYLRPGTDVLEHFNGIHNFISWDRNILTDSGGFQVFSLSELRDISEEGVYFKSHLDGSKFFMSPEKSMEIQKSIGSDIVMAFDECVNNNLERSYFEKSVDLTTKWAERCKKVPLQSHQNLFGIIQGGTYRDLRKKSAENIVNIGFKGYAIGGLSVGEATDNMYEITDYTTDFMPENAPRYLMGVGTPEDILNGIEFGIDMFDCVMPTRNARNGMLFTSSGKLHIKRAQWIYSDEPLDNECSCYTCRNFSKGYLRHLYKAGEILALRLNTIHNINFYLSLVKGARNAIKRGCFAKFKSEMINKMKTGGDNV encoded by the coding sequence TTGTTTGATTTTACAATAGAAGCTGAAGATAGCTCCTGTAAAGCCCGGGCTGCAAAAATAAAGACACACTCAGGCACAATTGAAACCCCTGTTTTTATGCCGGTGGGAACTGTAGGCTCTGTAAAGACACTGACTCCTGATGAACTTAAGGACTGCGGTGCTGAAATTATTTTAGGAAATACATATCACCTCTATCTCCGTCCAGGAACAGACGTACTGGAGCATTTCAACGGTATTCACAATTTTATATCATGGGATAGGAATATCCTGACAGACAGCGGCGGTTTTCAGGTTTTCAGTCTTTCGGAGTTGAGAGACATCTCTGAGGAAGGGGTCTATTTTAAATCACACCTGGACGGCAGTAAATTTTTTATGTCACCTGAAAAATCTATGGAAATTCAGAAAAGCATAGGCTCTGACATTGTTATGGCTTTTGATGAATGCGTGAACAATAATCTGGAAAGAAGTTATTTTGAAAAATCTGTTGACCTAACAACAAAATGGGCGGAAAGATGCAAAAAGGTGCCGCTGCAATCACATCAGAACCTTTTCGGTATTATACAGGGGGGCACATACAGGGATTTACGCAAAAAAAGTGCGGAAAATATTGTAAATATAGGTTTTAAAGGATACGCAATAGGCGGATTGAGTGTAGGTGAGGCCACAGATAATATGTATGAGATCACTGATTACACTACAGATTTTATGCCCGAAAACGCACCAAGATACCTGATGGGTGTTGGCACACCGGAAGATATTTTAAACGGTATTGAATTTGGGATTGACATGTTCGACTGCGTGATGCCCACAAGAAACGCCAGAAACGGAATGCTGTTCACAAGCAGTGGTAAATTACATATAAAACGCGCCCAGTGGATATACTCTGATGAACCGCTGGATAACGAATGCAGCTGCTACACATGCAGAAATTTTTCAAAAGGTTATCTCAGGCATCTGTACAAGGCAGGGGAAATCCTTGCTTTGCGCCTGAATACTATCCATAATATAAATTTTTATCTTTCTCTTGTAAAAGGTGCAAGAAATGCTATAAAAAGAGGGTGTTTCGCTAAATTTAAGTCAGAAATGATAAATAAAATGAAAACAGGAGGAGACAATGTTTGA
- the queA gene encoding tRNA preQ1(34) S-adenosylmethionine ribosyltransferase-isomerase QueA, producing the protein MLLKTFWRKAIKTPVDKFDFHLPEKNIAQYPSDKRDESRLLIYERKSGGIRDRIFKDILSEITENDFLVINNTKVLKARLLGRKKTGGKTEILVLNVISPTECEGITKGNIKTGDIIFLGDFTAEVLDTDTSGRSRILFSDNIYRIMKCKGHVPLPPYVKREDEKMDEKRYQTVYSSNPGSVAAPTAGLHFTTDLLQKIKQKGVEVLEITLNVGIGTFRPIKTQNIEDHQMHEEYFHIPENTYKRINYLKNEGKNLIAVGTTTLRALESASKNGQLVKHGELSTNIFIKPGYSFNIVDRMITNFHLPKSTLFILMCALCGLDEMKTVYKHAVNENYRFFSYGDAMFIK; encoded by the coding sequence ATTTTATTAAAAACATTCTGGAGGAAGGCGATAAAAACGCCGGTTGATAAATTCGATTTTCATCTGCCCGAAAAAAACATTGCACAGTATCCTTCGGACAAGAGGGATGAATCCCGCCTTCTGATTTATGAGAGAAAAAGCGGGGGAATAAGAGACCGTATTTTTAAAGATATTTTATCCGAAATAACCGAAAACGATTTTCTGGTTATCAATAATACAAAAGTACTGAAGGCAAGGCTGCTGGGAAGAAAAAAAACAGGCGGTAAAACTGAGATTCTTGTACTAAATGTTATATCGCCCACAGAGTGTGAAGGGATTACCAAAGGGAATATTAAAACAGGTGATATAATCTTTCTGGGTGACTTCACTGCTGAAGTCCTTGATACAGACACATCCGGCAGAAGCCGAATCCTTTTTTCCGACAATATATACCGGATAATGAAATGTAAAGGTCATGTGCCTCTTCCTCCCTATGTTAAAAGGGAGGACGAAAAAATGGATGAAAAGAGGTACCAGACAGTATACTCCTCCAACCCGGGCTCTGTTGCTGCACCAACCGCCGGTCTGCATTTCACAACTGATCTGTTGCAGAAAATAAAACAGAAAGGTGTTGAGGTTCTTGAGATAACACTCAACGTGGGGATCGGGACTTTCAGACCGATTAAGACACAAAATATTGAAGATCATCAGATGCATGAAGAGTATTTCCACATCCCGGAAAATACTTATAAAAGAATCAACTATTTAAAGAACGAAGGTAAAAATCTCATTGCAGTGGGGACTACAACATTAAGGGCTTTGGAGTCCGCTTCAAAAAACGGACAGCTGGTAAAACATGGCGAACTTAGCACGAACATTTTTATTAAACCCGGATATTCGTTTAATATCGTAGACAGAATGATAACAAATTTTCATCTTCCTAAATCCACCTTGTTTATACTAATGTGCGCTTTGTGCGGTTTGGATGAGATGAAGACCGTTTACAAACATGCCGTCAATGAAAATTACAGATTTTTCAGTTACGGCGATGCAATGTTTATAAAATAA
- the thrC gene encoding threonine synthase produces MKYKSTRGGVEGISFKDAVMMGLAEDGGLLVPENLPAADIGYLHSCACKSYESLAFEIFKLFADDIEEKTLWEIVKESYTNFDSGEIVPVVHKDGIYVAELFHGPTYAFKDIALQFLGNLFEHILKERSEKMNILGATSGDTGSAAIYGVKGKDNINIFILHPSGKVSPVQELQMTTVKSENVFNIAVKGSFDDCQAIVKNLFSDLEFKSKYNLGAVNSINWARILAQIVYYFYIYFRICDEKPNGGNNLRFAVPTGNFGNILAGFYARRMGLPIDKLVLATNENNILHRMISHGDYSVKDVVQTYSPSMDIQLSSNLERYLYYLYKEDSETLNKKMKELNDERRIHFTEEEVNKIRNVFLSQESSNEETLSTIRNFYNSTQYILDPHTACGVKAAENFMAIDNCIYVCLATAHPAKFPEAVYKAIGKYPERPEGICKLNDLEKQSYVLNNNTDEVKYFIKNILEEGDKNAG; encoded by the coding sequence ATGAAATACAAAAGCACCCGCGGAGGTGTAGAAGGAATTTCATTTAAAGATGCTGTTATGATGGGGCTCGCTGAAGACGGCGGTCTCCTTGTTCCTGAAAATTTACCTGCAGCTGACATCGGGTATCTGCACAGTTGTGCATGTAAGAGTTACGAGAGCCTCGCTTTTGAAATATTCAAACTCTTTGCTGACGATATAGAAGAGAAAACTCTCTGGGAAATCGTTAAAGAAAGCTATACCAATTTTGATTCCGGAGAAATTGTACCGGTGGTTCACAAAGACGGGATATATGTGGCGGAACTTTTTCACGGCCCCACATATGCTTTCAAAGATATTGCTCTGCAGTTTCTGGGAAATCTTTTTGAGCATATCTTAAAAGAGCGCAGCGAAAAAATGAATATCCTGGGTGCCACAAGCGGAGATACGGGCAGTGCTGCGATTTACGGAGTTAAAGGCAAAGACAATATAAATATTTTTATTCTTCATCCCAGCGGAAAAGTTAGTCCTGTGCAGGAACTTCAGATGACCACAGTAAAAAGTGAAAACGTTTTTAACATCGCTGTAAAGGGCTCTTTTGATGACTGCCAGGCTATTGTAAAAAATCTTTTTTCCGACCTTGAGTTTAAATCCAAATACAATCTGGGTGCCGTTAATTCAATTAACTGGGCGCGTATACTGGCTCAAATAGTCTACTACTTTTATATATATTTTCGCATTTGTGATGAAAAACCAAACGGTGGCAATAATTTACGTTTCGCTGTCCCCACAGGTAATTTTGGAAATATTCTTGCAGGTTTTTACGCCCGCCGGATGGGTCTTCCAATCGATAAGCTGGTACTGGCAACAAATGAAAACAACATACTTCACAGGATGATCAGTCACGGCGATTACAGCGTCAAAGATGTTGTACAGACGTACAGCCCGTCTATGGATATACAACTTTCCAGTAATCTTGAAAGGTATTTATATTACCTTTACAAAGAAGACTCCGAAACCCTGAATAAAAAAATGAAAGAACTGAATGATGAAAGAAGAATACATTTTACAGAAGAAGAGGTTAATAAAATCCGCAACGTTTTCCTGTCCCAGGAGTCTTCCAACGAAGAAACCCTAAGCACCATTAGAAATTTCTATAATAGCACACAATATATACTTGATCCTCATACAGCGTGCGGAGTAAAAGCTGCCGAGAATTTTATGGCCATAGATAACTGTATTTACGTCTGTCTTGCTACTGCTCATCCGGCAAAGTTTCCCGAAGCCGTTTACAAAGCAATAGGTAAATACCCCGAACGACCAGAAGGCATCTGTAAGCTCAACGACCTTGAAAAACAATCATATGTTCTTAATAATAACACTGATGAAGTAAAATATTTTATTAAAAACATTCTGGAGGAAGGCGATAAAAACGCCGGTTGA
- the ndk gene encoding nucleoside-diphosphate kinase codes for MEKTFAIIKPDAVSKGYTGEIISRIEKKGFKISAMKKIKMDKKTAESFYAVHKEKPFFEALTTFMSSGPAVVMILEKDNAIAEWRELMGATNPEDAEENTLRKDFGKNIDNNAVHGSDAPETADIETRFFFADIECV; via the coding sequence ATGGAAAAAACATTTGCAATAATCAAGCCGGACGCCGTGTCCAAAGGTTACACAGGAGAAATAATCAGCAGAATTGAAAAAAAGGGCTTTAAAATCAGTGCAATGAAAAAGATTAAAATGGATAAAAAAACAGCCGAATCCTTTTATGCTGTTCACAAAGAAAAACCTTTTTTTGAAGCACTTACAACATTTATGAGCAGCGGGCCTGCAGTTGTTATGATATTGGAAAAAGACAATGCCATTGCTGAATGGAGAGAACTTATGGGAGCAACAAACCCGGAAGACGCGGAAGAAAACACATTGAGAAAAGATTTTGGCAAAAACATCGACAACAATGCCGTTCACGGTTCAGATGCACCTGAAACCGCTGACATAGAGACACGGTTTTTCTTTGCAGATATCGAGTGTGTATAA
- a CDS encoding cupin domain-containing protein, which translates to MIKRVQDIDSEEMKNPHNGRGSALRFAYREAAELNGKIKDFFIVDLQPDSQIGRHKHENNAEIYLMLDGVAVINDNGTEELLNPGDMLITRRGEEHSIENKSAAGLTFLAIIVE; encoded by the coding sequence ATGATAAAAAGGGTACAGGATATCGACTCCGAAGAGATGAAAAATCCGCATAACGGCAGGGGCAGCGCTCTGAGATTTGCCTACAGGGAAGCGGCAGAGCTGAACGGTAAAATAAAGGATTTTTTCATAGTTGATCTTCAGCCCGATTCTCAAATAGGCAGACATAAACATGAAAACAATGCCGAAATTTATTTGATGCTGGACGGTGTTGCCGTTATTAATGACAACGGCACGGAAGAACTTCTGAATCCAGGCGATATGCTTATTACCAGAAGAGGAGAAGAACATTCCATAGAAAACAAATCTGCAGCAGGCCTAACTTTCCTTGCAATTATAGTGGAATAG
- a CDS encoding cation:proton antiporter, whose protein sequence is MKQNIYNVTFIVVCFLALYLLENSLQAFPLRLGIALLVSFIAGEILSKAGLPRISTYLIIGIITGPYAVSFFSLKEVADLRIIDSIALSTIAFVAGSDIDFRKGGIKFSKILSFSLMQFVIGFLAALLIFYIMGKFFHFSLFTNISFILFLALILNAVSPATTVAVIKETGSKGKLTDYVLSTAILKDFTIIVCFSILLSLLGSQGEEASITKVLTEEFISAASGIAAGFAVFVYMRFVKINLGVFLFLTIIIITWICREMHLSNLMVFITAGIFLNNFTRFGSIVTESIDKNFNIILLIFFFSAGMVIDLRALMSMFGLAVFIVILRIVILYVSCYISGSFIKEDFKIKQLSFMGFLGQAGVSIGFAKIIASIFPFGDIFQTLILAVVGINQIMGPVLFRFSLQKAGEIK, encoded by the coding sequence ATGAAACAAAACATTTATAACGTTACTTTTATAGTTGTATGCTTTCTTGCCCTTTATTTGCTTGAAAACTCACTTCAGGCCTTCCCTCTCAGATTGGGCATAGCTCTTCTTGTGTCATTTATAGCCGGAGAGATCCTTTCAAAAGCCGGGCTTCCCAGGATTTCCACCTATCTCATTATCGGTATAATTACCGGACCATACGCAGTCAGCTTTTTCAGTCTCAAAGAGGTGGCGGATTTGCGTATTATCGACTCGATTGCACTGAGTACAATAGCCTTTGTGGCAGGAAGCGATATCGACTTTAGAAAGGGGGGCATCAAATTTTCCAAAATACTCTCTTTTTCCCTGATGCAGTTCGTTATAGGATTTTTAGCAGCTTTGTTAATTTTTTATATTATGGGTAAATTCTTTCATTTCAGCCTGTTCACCAACATTTCCTTTATCCTGTTTCTGGCACTGATATTAAATGCCGTTTCCCCTGCAACCACTGTTGCTGTGATTAAGGAAACCGGCTCCAAAGGGAAGCTGACAGACTATGTTCTTTCAACAGCAATCCTAAAGGATTTCACCATTATCGTATGCTTTTCCATACTCCTCTCTTTGCTGGGCAGTCAGGGGGAAGAGGCCTCCATAACAAAGGTATTAACCGAAGAATTTATTTCGGCAGCCTCAGGTATTGCTGCAGGCTTTGCGGTCTTTGTGTATATGAGATTTGTCAAAATAAACCTCGGTGTATTTCTTTTCCTTACAATAATAATTATCACATGGATATGCCGGGAAATGCACCTCAGCAACCTCATGGTTTTTATTACTGCAGGTATTTTCCTCAACAATTTTACACGCTTCGGTTCCATTGTGACTGAATCCATCGATAAAAATTTCAATATTATACTGCTTATATTTTTCTTTTCAGCCGGTATGGTAATTGACTTAAGAGCACTGATGAGCATGTTCGGGCTGGCCGTTTTCATAGTTATTTTGAGAATTGTCATATTGTATGTATCGTGTTATATAAGCGGGAGCTTTATAAAGGAAGACTTTAAAATAAAACAACTGTCCTTTATGGGATTTCTCGGTCAGGCTGGAGTAAGTATAGGTTTTGCCAAAATCATTGCTTCAATATTTCCTTTTGGGGATATCTTTCAGACCCTGATTTTAGCAGTAGTGGGAATAAATCAGATAATGGGGCCTGTTCTTTTCAGGTTTTCATTGCAAAAAGCAGGTGAAATAAAATAA
- the ispF gene encoding 2-C-methyl-D-erythritol 2,4-cyclodiphosphate synthase, whose translation MTNRIKIKTGIGFDAHRFSNDRPLVLGGIEIPYSKGLAGHSDADVLIHAIIDSLAGAALGVDIGTLFPDTDESYKGINSGVLLKKVVSLIKKEGFEICNVDAEIILEEPRLRNYINEMRRKLAGILGIDLEDVTIKATTTEKMGFCGRKEGIAALVVCLLTRN comes from the coding sequence GTGACAAACAGGATAAAGATTAAAACCGGAATTGGTTTCGATGCCCACCGTTTTTCAAATGACAGACCGCTTGTTTTGGGCGGGATTGAAATCCCTTATTCAAAAGGTCTGGCAGGCCACAGCGATGCTGATGTCTTGATACATGCTATAATCGATTCTCTTGCCGGTGCTGCACTGGGAGTTGATATCGGTACACTTTTCCCTGATACTGATGAATCATATAAAGGGATTAATTCAGGAGTCCTTTTAAAAAAAGTCGTTTCTTTAATAAAAAAAGAAGGTTTTGAAATATGCAACGTTGATGCCGAAATTATTCTTGAAGAACCCCGTCTTAGAAATTATATCAACGAAATGAGAAGAAAGTTGGCTGGGATTTTGGGTATCGATTTAGAGGACGTTACCATAAAAGCTACAACAACTGAAAAAATGGGCTTCTGTGGAAGAAAAGAGGGTATAGCGGCACTTGTTGTATGTTTACTGACAAGAAATTAG
- the glyS gene encoding glycine--tRNA ligase subunit beta, which produces MSYYLLEIGTEELPASFINPAAESLKESFSNLLTNKGIGFGGIQTGGTPRRLYLYIDNLNEKQDDKEEEIMGPPANIAFDENGGLTKAGKGFAKSKSLDEKYLKRVKTDKGEYLAGKRFFKGVRTDEFLQDNVASLIKSIPFQKSMRWSDKNLKFARPVHWVISVYNGNILDIELDGIKCSDITYGHRFMSEGGVRVKDFDSYCKKLLENNVVYDFNSRKKLIEDQLKRIQEENNDLIVQIDEELLDSVANLVEKPFAVLGSFSEDFLKLPDEVLITSMKNHQKYFYATDKNGKMSNYFIGVSNTKPKDDTIRYGYEKVLKARLSDAVFFFENDKKVLLETRVEQLRDVVYQEKLGTSYEKMERFYKIASYLSGQLASDRIENTQRVAYLCKGDLMTEMIYEFPELQGIMGREYARVQGESDVICKGIYEHYLPRFAGDDLPETKEGCFVSIADKIDTICGCFAIGLIPTGNNDPYALRRNAIGILNIIRNKNFRLSLKRLIDYSLEVLSEKISFDSKEVSEQIYDFILLRLKNILHEEGIPGDVFDAVKGYDDVVCLQSAAEAIARVKDGEDFEVIATSYKRISNILKKAGWQRKDYDISLFQSDFESKLDAAIKEKEGRINVLINNEEYKSAMDELLGLRLVVDNFFDNVMVMDKDEKIKNNRLSLLNSLKSVFDIAADLSKVKNA; this is translated from the coding sequence ATGTCTTATTATCTTTTGGAAATTGGGACGGAGGAGCTTCCGGCCTCTTTTATCAATCCTGCAGCTGAATCTCTTAAGGAAAGTTTCTCCAACCTCTTGACAAATAAAGGAATTGGTTTCGGCGGCATTCAGACTGGAGGGACACCGAGAAGGCTGTACCTTTATATAGACAATCTGAATGAAAAACAGGATGATAAAGAGGAAGAAATTATGGGACCTCCGGCAAATATTGCTTTTGATGAAAATGGCGGACTCACCAAAGCCGGCAAAGGCTTTGCCAAATCCAAATCTCTCGATGAAAAATATTTAAAAAGGGTAAAAACCGATAAAGGAGAATATCTGGCAGGAAAAAGGTTTTTTAAAGGTGTCAGAACGGATGAATTTTTACAGGACAATGTGGCTTCACTTATCAAGTCCATCCCTTTTCAAAAGTCTATGCGCTGGTCGGATAAAAATCTTAAATTCGCCCGTCCCGTGCACTGGGTTATTTCTGTTTATAACGGAAATATTCTTGACATTGAGCTGGACGGAATAAAATGCTCGGATATCACATATGGGCACAGGTTTATGAGTGAAGGGGGAGTCAGGGTAAAGGACTTTGACTCTTACTGTAAAAAACTGCTTGAAAACAACGTGGTTTATGATTTTAACAGCCGAAAGAAACTTATTGAAGACCAATTAAAGAGGATTCAGGAAGAAAATAACGACTTAATCGTTCAGATTGATGAGGAGCTTCTGGATTCAGTGGCTAACCTGGTTGAAAAACCCTTTGCAGTACTGGGAAGTTTCTCGGAAGATTTCCTAAAGCTTCCGGATGAGGTTTTAATTACATCAATGAAGAATCACCAGAAATATTTTTATGCGACAGATAAGAACGGTAAAATGAGTAATTATTTTATAGGTGTTTCCAATACAAAGCCCAAAGATGATACGATACGTTACGGCTATGAAAAAGTTTTAAAGGCCAGATTGTCTGATGCAGTATTCTTTTTCGAAAATGATAAGAAAGTATTGCTGGAAACCAGGGTGGAACAGCTGAGAGATGTTGTATATCAGGAAAAGCTGGGGACTTCTTATGAAAAAATGGAGCGTTTCTATAAAATTGCCTCTTACCTCAGCGGACAGCTGGCTTCTGACAGAATTGAGAATACTCAGAGGGTTGCCTATTTGTGTAAAGGTGATCTGATGACGGAGATGATTTACGAATTTCCTGAGCTGCAGGGGATAATGGGCAGAGAGTATGCCAGAGTTCAGGGGGAAAGCGATGTAATATGCAAAGGGATTTACGAGCATTACCTCCCTCGTTTTGCAGGGGATGATTTGCCTGAAACCAAAGAAGGCTGTTTTGTTTCCATTGCTGATAAAATTGATACTATATGCGGCTGTTTTGCGATAGGTCTGATACCAACGGGCAACAACGACCCCTATGCTCTGAGAAGAAATGCAATAGGTATTCTTAACATAATCAGAAACAAAAATTTTCGACTCAGCCTTAAACGTCTTATCGATTATTCTCTGGAGGTTTTATCGGAAAAAATCTCTTTTGACTCTAAAGAAGTATCTGAACAAATATATGATTTTATTTTATTAAGATTAAAAAATATTCTGCATGAGGAAGGAATCCCGGGAGATGTTTTTGATGCAGTGAAAGGGTATGATGATGTAGTATGTCTGCAGAGTGCCGCTGAGGCAATTGCCAGAGTAAAAGACGGAGAAGACTTTGAAGTGATAGCAACCAGTTATAAGCGCATTAGCAATATACTGAAAAAAGCCGGCTGGCAAAGAAAGGATTATGATATATCCCTTTTTCAATCAGATTTTGAATCAAAACTGGATGCGGCTATAAAAGAGAAAGAAGGCAGAATAAATGTATTGATAAATAATGAGGAATATAAATCTGCTATGGACGAGCTTCTGGGCTTGCGCCTGGTTGTGGATAATTTCTTTGACAATGTGATGGTTATGGACAAAGATGAGAAGATAAAGAATAACAGACTTTCTTTACTCAACAGTTTAAAATCTGTTTTTGATATTGCTGCAGATTTGTCCAAGGTTAAAAACGCTTAA